The following proteins are encoded in a genomic region of Marasmius oreades isolate 03SP1 chromosome 10, whole genome shotgun sequence:
- a CDS encoding uncharacterized protein (CAZy:GH115), with the protein MKFLLLGSALVILASNSIVTALFEPHFVSFGPPPDTQNALKLDSVPSIYVDAQDFPGIHIAAEALSKDFSNVTGVERASTIASIIKFNVSADNELPPGKSSSAIIIGSITSPLIRSLVQSGKLNDTVHIEGQWETFMTSVVDDPGNGIPASRALVVAGSDKRGTIFGIYTLSEQLGVSPWYWWADVPTLQRTEPIFALPTMTIHGPPSIKYRGIFINDESPALASWVQTNFSPASRKFDTEFYKRLFELLLRMKANYLWPAMWPSFPPPGNSFFVDDPLNQVTADLYGIVMSTSHQEPMQRATNEWLVSGRGRWNWEVNKDNVTQFMKEGVERAKECGCESYVTVGMRGDGDSAVEGSNPKAILEDVLATQRQLIKSTYGNETGVRQVWALYKEVQAIYESGLQVPDDLTLFFSDDNFGNIRRLPTEAEKARSGGSGIYYHLEYVGTPRSYKWINTNSLGKAQFQLSTAQQRGADRIWVINVGDIKPMETPLSMIMTMAYNASAVTAQTIPDFLQAYASREFSSASKEDQKEIADLFLGYSRLMGLRRHEHVEPTTYSILNYREGESFVGAWESLSHRAEAVNGRLQEAWKPAFFQLVLHPIKASTTFFSIKIAQGKNAQYANQRRNSANDWAAEALRLFDEDHDLEEEFDTILNGKWAHLMRQPRYGFTSDWRPPYRDALISLSYVQLRQDSIPAVGQMGVSVEGTVGPLPGLFNEGSELAMPSRGVLQPGVTLPSMDPYGARTRWFEMYARGRSELEWSVQGDEEWVKLTPTKGRLTKGNWDNRVEVSIDWDRVPEGFNETTLIRANSTAGDYEEVHLPVLKLNVPAGFSGFVQGDGYVSMNAAHFTSNGEQDTVAYREVPYLSRSINGTGAVGLFPATANLSSFGPWLEYKFYWFTTDKDISATLYFTMALDTDPNQPMQFAVALDSAAPDNSVRLVAAPAQVGDLPKDWTDAVQNLVWKRTVQLGDISAGEHTVRYWASKPEILLEKIEIARSGSSRTSYLGLPESTLV; encoded by the exons ATGAAGTTCCTGCTACTAGGATCGGCTTTGGTCATTCTTGCGTCGAATAGCATCGTAACTGCACTCTTCGAACCGCACTTCGTTTCGTTTGGGCCACCTCCTGATACTCAGAATGCACTAAAACTGGATTCTGTACCCTCCATCTATGTGGATGCCCAGGATTTCCCTGGCATTCATATCGCAGCAGAAGCCCTATCCAAAGACTTTTCAAACGTTACCGGAGTCGAACGAGCATCTACCATCGCTTCCATCATCAAGTTCAACGTTTCCGCCGATAACGAGCTACCACCGGGGAAATCAAGCTCTGCCATCATCATTGGAAGTATAACATCCCCACTAATCAGATCCCTAGTCCAATCCGGGAAGCTGAACGATACTGTTCACATTGAGGGTCAGTGGGAAACGTTCATGACTTCCGTCGTCGACGATCCTGGAAACGGTATACCTGCATCCCGAGCATTGGTCGTCGCTGGGTCCGACAAGCGAGGGACTATCTTTGGAATCTATACCCTCTCTGAGCAACTTGGCGTCAGTCCGTGGTACTGGTGGGCCGATGTACCAACTCTCCAACGTACAGAACCCATATTCGCCCTTCCTACCATGACAATACACGGACCTCCTTCCATCAAATACCGTGGCATTTTCATCAATGATGAATCTCCGGCCCTTGCCAGTTGGGTGCAAACCAATTTCTCTCCAGCAAGCAGGAAGTTTGACACGGAGTTTTACAAGAGACTATTCGAGTTGTTGTTGAGGATGAAGGCCAACTACCTCTGGCCAGCTATGTGGCCTTCGTTCCCGCCTCCCGGAAACTCCTTCTTTGTGGATGATCCGTTAAATCAGGTTACAGCGGACCTGTATGGGATCGTGATGAGTACTTCGCATCAAGAGCCCATGCAGCGTGCCACAAATGAGTGGTTGGTCTCTGGGAGAGGCCGGTGGAACTGGGAGGTGAACAAGGACAATGTGACACAGTTTATGAAGGAAGGAGTCGAGAGAGCAAAGGAGTGTGGATGCGAGAGTTATGTGACCGTTGGAATGAGGGGTGACGGTGATTCCGCCGTTGAAGGGAGTAACCCTAAGGCAATTCTGGAAGATGTGCTCGCGACGCAGAGGCAGCTCATCAAGAGTACATATGGAAACGAAACTGGGGTTAGGCAGGTGTGGGCGTTATACAAGGAGGTGCAGGCAATATATGAGTCGGGGTTGCAAGTTCCGGACGACCTTACGTTATTCTTCTCAGACGATAACTTTGGAAACATTCGAAGATTGCCTACAGAAGCGGAAAAGGCGAGGTCCGGAGGTAGCGGT ATATACTACCACCTGGAATACGTTGGTACTCCAAGGTCGTACAAGTGGATTAACACGAACTCGCTGGGGAAGGCACAATTCCAGTTGTCGACCGCCCAGCAACGAGGGGCAGACCGGATTTGGGTGATAAACGTCGGGGACATCAAGCCGATGGAAACACCGCTCTCTATGATCATGACGATGGCGTATAACGCGTCCGCAGTCACGGCACAGACCATCCCAGACTTTCTACAGGCTTACGCTTCCCGGGAATTTTCGTCTGCATCCAAAGAGGACCAGAAGGAGATAGCGGATCTGTTTCTGGGGTATTCGAGGTTGATGGGACTTCGAAGGCATGAGCATGTAGAGCCGACAACATACTCTATATTGAATTACAGGGAAGGCGAAAGTTTCGTTGGAGCATGGGAGTCGCTGTCGCACCGAGCAGAAGCTGTCAATGGAAGGCTGCAAGAAGCCTGGAAACCGGCTTTTTTCCAGCTAGTTCTACACCCAATAAAGGCTTCGACAACATTCTTTTCCATCAAGATAGCTCAAGGAAAGAATGCGCAGTACGCTAACCAGAGACGAAACTCTGCGAATGACTGGGCAGCAGAGGCGTTGAGACTGTTTGATGAAGATCACGATCTGGAGGAGGAGTTCGATACAATTTTGAATGGAAAGTGGGCTCATTTGATGAGACAACCGCGCTACGGATTTACGAGCGATTGGAGGCCACCCTACAGGGATGCCCTGATCAGTTTGTCGTATGTGCAATTGAGACAGGATAGTATACCTGCGGTGGGCCAGATGGGGGTGTCTGTAGAGGGTACTGTTGGTCCATTACCAGGCCTTTTCAACGAGGGCTCTGAATTGGCGATGCCCTCGAGAGGCGTGCTGCAACCGGGTGTCACATTGCCGTCGATGGACCCATATGGTGCACGCACAAGATGGTTCGAGATGTATGCGAGGGGCAGATCTGAATTGGAATGGTCCGTACAAGGTGATGAGGAATGGGTAAAGTTGACACCCACGAAAGGCCGCCTCACGAAGGGGAACTGGGATAACCGAGTGGAAGTGAGCATTGACTGGGATCGGGTACCAGAGGGGTTTAACGAGACGACGTTGATCCGTGCCAATTCGACTGCCGGTGATTATGAGGAGGTCCATCTACCCGTGCTAAAGTTGAACGTTCCCGCTGGATTCTCGGGTTTCGTCCAAGGAGATGGGTATGTATCGATGAATGCTGCACATTTCACTAGTAATGGCGAACAAGACACCGTGGCTTACCGGGAGGTGCCATATCTCTCCCGCTCAATCAATGGAACTGGTGCAGTAGGATTGTTCCCAGCGACCGCGAATCTGTCGTCGTTTGGGCCGTGGCTCGAATACAAGTTCTACTGGTTTACGACGGATAAAGACATTTCAGCCACATTATACTTTACCATGGCTCTCGATACGGATCCCAATCAGCCGATGCAATTCGCGGTAGCCCTTGACTCGGCGGCACCAGACAACAGTGTACGACTTGTTGCAGCCCCTGCTCAGGTAGGCGACCTACCCAAAGACTGGACGGATGCAGTGCAAAATCTGGTTTGGAAAAGGACGGTACAGCTTGGAGACATTTCTGCAGGAGAACATACGGTTCGGTATTGGGCGAGTAAACCGGAGATTTTGCTGGAAAAGATTGAGATTGCAAGAAGCGGGAGTAGCCGAACCAGTTACTTGGGGCTGCCCGAGAGCACACTAGTATGA
- a CDS encoding uncharacterized protein (BUSCO:EOG092600SK): MDSAPNSTNIHTIVKAQIVFLLSTLTEDNFERNQLEIRSLSEQHGIETYLHFIRRLIVHSHSNSSSTLTFRLLTQEIHRISRDPFLADRFRDGIDKGEGEIFRHFDLVRFLDRVSLRPLERLVLAASIASGSTRKDLVTQATSIIQNNVEFEDAVLSLCHNPSFDHADLSPHQVAKLMSNLLSDLPQESPVLDQSQRQALIVAAQTKYGQETVTPILQRIFPTMSVPPGTTLIQVLLQLGPDITNDPDVVRALFVRFGISDTSPPRDEQVIEIVATLSRKATEGATLCDVPALIRAFSNFHSSINWANVIKSFDQPERHGIDTPTLKLLIAILLNSPRDTDSHAVTGFWSIWSNSLYQLRLLDALLSLPADTFNFVHLPGQRIVTLDDVVVASPTIKSLAANVQGHTWNSLDLFQVLVRMADSESTEIRNVVRDMLDKAIKISAELVHMGLLQVPDAPWNEIRLEYSRKLLAMFLAGHTNHQLVFMRIWQVDPAYLANAFRDFYEENQLNITRILDVAQDLKILESLLEVRPFAFALDLASLASRREYLNLDKWLIDNVAAHGAEFLHAVLAFLEEKMQVEKTMRIADPPPESRTMTLGVNTITIILRMLRANQNQMDADDQPFWNDVKNHCLQVYPRLMSMILGSDVEPGYAVINYSAEIESEVDSIYRQMYDESTSIDEVISMLQQYKASDNTRDREILACMLHFLFDEYKFFQSSYPMRELLMTGYLFGSLIQHKLIDYISLGIAIRYILDALDCPPETNLFKFGIQALSQFESRLQEWRPLCEALARNANLAEARPDLVTVLQRYLASTTDGGQLDARPASLASEAVSPVFTAIQPDPIGGEMEQPPEELSDKILFIINNLAPSNFNAKLSEMQELFVDDYARWFANYLVDQRISTEPNNHSLYLRFLDALDRKPLHMFILHETLVKSMNLLNSERTLSLGSERTMLKNVGGWLGSITLAKDQPIKHKSISFKDILTEGYDAGRTIVAIPFVCKVLEAGSRSKVFRPPNPWLMGIMSLLAELYFFADLKLNYKFEIEVLCTSLDIDLDSVEPSAVLRNRPTVDSLAGPPLPEYVEDINSLPMGGYDPVSGQPPSQSDSQQVLGLTGSASDPTTELGPLIEAILNNLERSVQINRQFSSLDNSPSFRRSVQFAVYRAVRDIISPVVERSVTIAGISTRELVAKDFATEAHEERLRKAAHSMTQKLAGSLALVTCKEPLKVSLASNIRTLLLEQGFAEVSQQANLIEILVSDNLELACAAIEKAAMERAVSDVDEAFSAAYESRRRHRETRPGQTYWDSTSQPSTFAMSLPEPLRIKASGVQPVQVSVYEAFGPRKDTIQNLTMINASRPGSTMPIHIPGIFPPSPAPPDAMNITVGHQEAMERFQVMVRDLEALITQLPIQSLVPLPVNHDVRFLIRNILTLADNAHERGRTPLAMSQKIVQLLYKTPTNLGREVFVALLESLCRSFDEVAKEAITWLLYAEDERKWNTPVTYTLLRSQLISVSPLDQQLAKMLFMNPRPNLMDYVAGLIRECLTSEPPVATQNQFTFSIDVLTTLSANGKANEEVDKLIDDLRGVRRGTIRQPSTKPGVENTKEKLYLSFQGWVNIFQRSHSPERNFVTYVTQLTRLGFGKEDEVSLLFFRVCAESSVNHYMKCLGTEDYGSAFIQLDAMSRLIVLMIKYHGDASGHNEQMKVHYLTKILSIFVLVLANLHEEQGPRFQQKPFFRFFSSLINDFHAIESALGTAYFHLLICISDAFSSLQPTHFPGFSFSWMCLISHRLFMPKLLLSENREGWSAFHKLLLSLFRFLAPFLKDADLQPAARDLYRGTLRLLLVLLHDFPEFLSEYYFTLCDAIPARCIQLRNIVLSAFPRTIVLPDPHLRSVSLETMPEMGPIPPILSDFTSSLKNSDIRGNLDQYLLNRGATSFLMSLKERLRLPNSTEGATEGYNLSLINCLVMYIGVSSVAQAKARSGSSDFISTEPGVVALQYLANNMDVEGQHHLLSAMVLHLRYPNAHTHWFSALLLHLFNEVQDDVFREVMTKVLLERFIVHRPHPWGALVTFIELLRNSKYDFWSKEFVRIAPEVTMLLESVATSILQE, from the exons ATGGACAGCGCCCCAAATTCCACCAACATCCACACCATCGTCAAGGCACAAATCGTATTTCTTCTCTCTACCCTCACAGAGGACAATTTCGAACGTAACCAGCTGGAGATTCGCTCTCTTTCAGAGCAGCATGGCATAGAAACCTATCTTCACTTCATTCGCCGCCTCATCGTCCATTCCCACTCGAACTCTTCGTCGACGCTCACCTTTCGTCTTCTTACCCAAGAGATCCACCGTATTTCTCGAGATCCTTTCCTAGCTGACCGTTTTCGTGACGGTATTGACAAAGGCGAGGGCGAAATTTTCAGACATTTCGATCTAGTCCGATTCCTTGATCGCGTGTCGCTGCGCCCTTTGGAACGCCTCGTCCTCGCCGCCTCTATCGCTTCAGGCTCCACAAGAAAGGACCTTGTAACGCAGGCCACATCCATTATTCAGAACAACGTCGAGTTTGAAGACGCCGTCCTGAGCCTCTGccacaacccttccttcgaCCACGCAGACCTTTCCCCTCATCAGGTCGCAAAACTCATGTCCAATCTTCTCTCCGATCTCCCACAAGAGTCACCTGTCCTCGACCAGTCTCAACGACAAGCTCTCATCGTTGCTGCACAGACAAAGTATGGCCAAGAGACGGTTACTCCCATCCTACAGCGGATATTCCCTACAATGAG CGTCCCTCCCGGCACAACTTTAATACAAGTTCTTCTGCAACTCGGTCCCGACATTACCAACGACCCAGATGTAGTCCGCGCATTATTTGTTCGTTTTGGTATCTCCGACACAAGCCCTCCACGAGATGAACAAGTCATCGAAATTGTAGCCACTCTCAGTCGGAAAGCCACCGAGGGCGCTACATTATGCGATGTTCCTGCTTTAATACGTGCTTTCAGTAACTTC CATTCCTCCATTAATTGGGCCAATGTCATCAAGTCATTCGATCAACCAGAACGTCATGGCATCGACACGCCTACTCTCAAACTCCTCATCGCCATCCTCCTCAATAGCCCCCGTGACACAGATTCGCATGCAGTGACAGGTTTCTGGTCAATCTGGTCCAACTCCCTCTACCAACTCCGCCTCCTCGACGCCCTTCTTTCCCTACCTGCCGATACCTTTAACTTTGTTCATCTTCCCGGTCAAAGAATCGTCACGCTAGACGATGTTGTTGTCGCTAGCCCGACAATCAAATCATTGGCAGCCAATGTTCAGGGTCATACATGGAATTCTTTGGACCTTTTCCAAGTCTTGGTACGCATGGCCGACTccgaatctacggaaatcCGAAACGTTGTTAGGGATATGTTGGATAAGGCAATAAAGATCAGCGCGGAACTGGTACACATGGGGTTGCTACAGGTCCCG GATGCCCCGTGGAATGAAATTCGCTTAGAATACTCCCGGAAACTTTTGGCCATGTTTTTAGCTGGCCATACCAACCATCAGCTTGTCTTCATGAGGATATGGCAGGTCGACCCTGCCTACCTTGCAAATGCGTTCCGCGATTTTTACGAGGAGAATCAATTAAACATCACTCGCATCCTAGATGTGGCTCAAGACTTGAAG ATCCTTGAGTCATTGCTGGAGGTCAGGCCTTTTGCTTTTGCTCTAGACCTCGCTTCCCTCGCTTCTCGGAGAGAGTATTTGAACTTGGACAAGTGGCTGATCGACAACGTTGCAGCGCACGGTGCGGAATTCTTGCACGCTGTCCTGGCGTTCCTTGAAGAAAAGATGCAAGTCGAGAAAACCATGCGCATCGCCGATCCGCCGCCAGAAAGTCGAACCATGACTCTCGGAGTCAACACCATTACCATCATTCTACGGATGTTGAGGGCTAA TCAGAACCAGATGGACGCAGACGATCAGCCATTCTGGAATGACGTGAAAAACCACTGCCTACAGGTTTACCCGCGTTTGATGAGCATGATTCTTGGTTCTGACGTAGAACCTGGTTATGCGGTGATCAACTACTCAGCCGAGATCGAGTCAGAGGTTGACAGCATCTACAGGCAGATGTATGATGAAAGTACCTCTATTGACGAAGTCATCTCGATGCTCCAGCAATACAAAGCCTCTGACAATACACGCGATCGTGAAATTCTCGCCTGCATGCTCCACTTCCTCTTCGACGAATACAAATTTTTCCAATCCTCATACCCCATGCGCGAGCTTCTGATGACCGGCTATCTATTCGGATCCCTCATTCAACACAAGCTTATCGATTACATCTCCCTCGGCATCGCAATCAGATACATCTTGGACGCCCTTGACTGTCCACCGGAGACTAACCTATTCAAGTTCGGAATCCAGGCTTTGTCCCAGTTTGAATCTCGTTTACAGGAGTGGCGGCCCTTGTGCGAGGCTTTGGCCAGGAATGCCAATCTTGCGGAGGCACGGCCAGACCTTGTAACCGTCTTGCAAAGGTACCTGGCATCGACGACTGATGGAGGACAATTAGATGCCCGGCCTGCTTCACTGGCATCTGAAGCTGTTTCGCCTGTGTTCACTGCGATTCAACCGGACCCAATTGGAGGGGAGATGGAGCAACCACCGGAAGAGTTGTCCGACAAGATCCTTTTCATCATCAATAATCTCGCACCCAGCAATTTCAATGCCAAGCTTTCGGAGATGCAAGAGTTGTTCGTagatgactacgcaaggtgGTTCGCCAATTATCTGGTCGACCAGCGAATCAGCACCGAGCCAAATAACCATTCCCTGTATTTGCGTTTCCTTGACGCACTTGACAGGAAGCCATTGCACATGTTCATTCTGCATGAAACGCTTGTCAAATCGATGAACCTTCTGAACTCCGAGCGGACCTTGAGTTTGGGGTCGGAGCGTACCATGCTAAAAAACGTCGGAGGTTGGCTTGGTTCCATTACGCTCGCGAAGGATCAACCCATCAAGCATAAAAGTATTTCGTTCAAAGACATTCTCACAGAGGGGTATGATGCAGGCAGGACTATCGTCGCTATTCCCTTTGTCTGCAAAGTCCTCGAAGCAGGGTCCCGTTCGAAAGTATTCCGACCACCGAATCCTTGGCTCATGGGAATCATGAGTCTTCTGGCGGAATTATATTTCTTTGCAGATCTCAAGCTAAATTACAAGTTCGAAATCGAGGTGTTATGCACAAGCTTGGACATTGACTTGGATTCAGTGGAACCCAGCGCGGTTCTGAGGAACAGACCTACCGTTGATTCTTTGGCCGGACCTCCCTTACCGGAATATGTGGAAGACATCAACTCCTTGCCTATGGGAGGTTACGATCCTGTGTCTGGACAGCCCCCTTCTCAAAGCGACTCTCAGCAAGTACTGGGATTGACCGGGAGTGCTTCGGATCCCACGACAGAGCTCGGCCCCCTCATCGAAGCGATTCTGAACAATCTCGAAAGAAGTGTGCAGATCAACCGGCAGTTTTCGTCGTTAGATAACAGCCCGTCTTTCAGAAGGTCAGTTCAATTCGCAGTCTATCGTGCCGTTAGGGACATCATTTCGCCTGTGGTGGAAAGGTCTGTGACGATCGCGGGAATTTCAACGAGAGAGTTGGTTGCGAAGGACTTCGCTACAGAAGCCCACGAGGAGAGGTTGCGCAAGGCTGCACACTCCATGACACagaaacttgcaggaagtctGGCATTGGTTACTTGCAAGGAGCCGTTAAAGGTCAGCCTCGCCTCTAATATTAGAACTTTGTTGCTCGAACAGGGCTTTGCTGAG GTCTCCCAACAAGCCAACCTGATCGAGATTCTGGTGTCTGATAACCTGGAACTCGCGTGTGCGGCCATCGAAAAGGCTGCAATGGAACGCGCCGTGTCGGATGTCGACGAGGCATTTTCGGCTGCTTACGAGTCGCGTCGGCGACACAGAGAG ACCCGTCCTGGCCAAACTTATTGGGACTCAACTTCTCAGCCATCCACCTTCGCCATGTCGCTCCCCGAACCTCTCAGGATCAAGGCCTCTGGGGTGCAACCTGTTCAAGTCTCTGTGTATGAAGCATTTG GACCCCGCAAGGATACTATACAAAACCTCACTATGATAAATGCTAGCAGACCAGGCTCGACCATGCCTATCCACATTCCTGGCATATTCCCGCCTTCGCCTGCACCTCCTGATGCTATGAACATCACTGTTGGTCACCAAGAAGCCATGGAACGATTCCAAGTCATGGTTCGTGACCTTGAAGCATTGATCACACAACTTCCGATCCAGTCGTTGGTTCCTCTCCCAGTCAATCATGACGTTCGATTCCTTATCCGCAATATCCTAACATTGGCCGACAATGCTCATGAACGAGGACGCACGCCACTGGCAATGTCCCAAAAGATCGTGCAGTTATTGTACAAGACGCCAACCAATCTCGGACGTGAAGTCTTCGTGGCTTTGCTTGAAAGCCTCTGTCGCTCATTCGACGAGGTCGCGAAAGAAGCTATTACGTGGCTTCTGTACGCTGAAGACGAA CGAAAATGGAACACCCCCGTAACCTACACTCTGTTGAGAAGTCAATTGATCAGTGTGTCCCCGTTGGATCAACAGCTTGCCAAAATGCTATTTATGAACCCTCGACCAAACTTGATGGACTATGTCGCAGGCTTGATTCGGGAATGCTTGACCAGCGAACCTCCCGTTGCTACCCAAAATCAATTTACGTTCTCCATCGATGTACTGACAACTCTCTCTGCGAACGGAAAAGCCAACGAAGA GGTTGACAAGTTGATTGACGACCTCCGGGGTGTCAGACGAGGGACCATTCGTCAACCATCCACCAAACCTGGAGTAGAAAACACCAAGGAAAAGTTGTACTTGAGCTTCCAAGGATGGGTCAACATATTCCAACGTTCCCATTCTCCCGAGAGGAATTTCGTTACTTATGTAACGCAGCTCACTCGGTTAGGTTTCGGAAAGGAAGACGAGGTTTCGTTACTCTTTTTCCGGGTCTGTGCGGAGTCCAGTGTCAACCACTACATGAAGTGCCTCGGCACAGAAGATTATGGTAGTGCCTTCATACAATTGGATGCCATGTCGCGTCTGATCGTCCTAATGATCAAATACCACGGTGATGCTTCGGGACATAATGAACAAATGAAAGTTCATTATCTAACCAAGATTCTGTCTATAtttgttctcgttctcgcaAACCTACACGAAGAACAAGGGCCCCGGTTCCAGCAGAAGCCCTTCTTCCGATTCTTCTCTAGCTTAATCAATGATTTCCATGCAATTGAATCGGCTCTTGGGACTGCATACTTTCATCTCTTGATTTGTATCAG CGATGCCTTCAGCTCATTGCAACCTACCCACTTCCCTGGATTCTCGTTCTCCTGGATGTGTCTGATATCTCATCGATTGTTCATGCCTAAGCTGTTGCTCTCAGAGAACAGAGAG GGATGGTCCGCTTTCCACAAGCTCCTGTTGTCCCTCTTCCGCTTTTTGGCGCCGTTCTTAAAAGATGCAGATCTCCAACCTGCAGCTCGAGACCTATACCGAGGAACATTACGTCTACTCCTCGTCCTTCTCCACGACTTCCCCGAATTCCTCAGTGAATATTATTTCACCCTGTGCGACGCTATTCCCGCTCGGTGCATTCAACTCCGCAACATCGTCCTTAGTGCTTTCCCGCGTACTATCGTTCTCCCTGACCCTCATCTCCGTTCTGTTTCTCTCGAAACCATGCCCGAAATGGGCCCCATTCCCCCCATCCTTTCTGACTTTACCTCCAGCTTGAAGAACTCTGATATTCGGGGCAATCTGGATCAATACTTGCTAAACCGGGGAGCTACCTCGTTCTTGATGTCGCTCAAAGAAAGACTACGACTCCCTAATAGCACCGAAGGAGCAACCGAAGGTTACAACCTCTCGCTAATAAACTGCCTTGTGATGTACATTGGAGTCTCCTCTGTTGCCCAAGCAAAGGCCAGAAGCGGTAGCTCAGACTTTATCTCTACTGAACCAGGTGTAGTTGCTCTACAGTATTTGGCCAACAATATGGACGTCGAAG GGCAACACCACCTTCTCAGTGCAATGGTCCTTCATCTCCGATATCCCAACGCCCATACCCATTGGTTCAGTGcgctccttctccatcttttcAATGAAGTACAGGACGATGTCTTCAGGGAGGTCATGACGAAGGTGTTGCTTGAAAGGTTTATCGTGCACCGTCCTCACCCATGGGGTGCCCTGGTTACATTCATCGAGCTGCTCAGGAATTCAAAATATGACTTTTGGAGCAAAGAATTCGTTCGGATTGCCCCCGAAGTTACAATGCTTCTTGAAAGC GTTGCTACATCAATCCTCCAAGAGTAG